One part of the Ziziphus jujuba cultivar Dongzao chromosome 2, ASM3175591v1 genome encodes these proteins:
- the LOC107417833 gene encoding putative disease resistance protein At3g14460, whose protein sequence is MWKLPKEKNNIVPALWLSYRYLHSHLKRCFAYCSIFPKDYEINKEEIRLRMAENLIQPQRNRNTEEVGELGEICLRFDDINSDKVLSKILHVSHVKENILVMNKCVIEELPKPIGDLKFLMYLNLSETLIEELPNTVCTLYNLQTLLLKRCVRLRWLPTNMGRLTNFRHLDITSTGLEEFPLEIGKLKGLENVVDVADTLVGNSKDKKYLTKLQFLWDSNPEESPKTTKMNGKSGSLLEKELLSQILRSYIWKILKIYDSCDSMRSIVLDCLLVLSKLDLEFCVNLKSLEFSQQPWPALYSLRYFKLTTCPKFVSFPPEGLAAPNIEEFRIEDCKNLRSLPENMSTHLPSFQSIFLISCPQLVSFPECGLRPNINKLKISWCNKLFPNRFQWDLQRFNSLKFLEITSIDEELDSFPEEGLLPTTLVDLHIIYLPHLKSLNDRALKQLDSLKSMSISSCNEL, encoded by the exons ATGTGGAAATTGCCCAAGGAGAAAAACAATATTGTGCCAGCTTTGTGGTTGAGCTATCGATATCTACATTCACATCTTAAGCGGTGTTTTGCATATTGCTCAATCTTCCCCAAGGATTATGAAATCAATAAGGAAGAAATCAGGCTGCGGATGGCTGAAAATCTTATACAACCCCAAAGAAACAGGAATACAGAAGAAGTTGGAGAA TTGGGAGAAATTTGTTTGAGGTTTGATGATATCAACTCAGATAAGGTTCTAAGCAAGATTCTTCATGTGTCACATGTGAAAGAAAACATTCTTGTCATGAACAA GTGTGTTATCGAAGAGTTGCCAAAGCCAATTGGGGATTTGAAGTTCCTAATGTACCTAAATTTATCTGAGACTCTAATTGAAGAGTTGCCTAATACAGTTTGCACTCTGTATAATTTGCAGACACTACTTTTGAAGAGATGTGTAAGGCTTAGGTGGCTCCCAACCAACATGGGAAGGCTAACCAATTTTCGTCATCTAGACATTACATCAACAGGCTTAGAAGAGTTTCCATTAGAAATTGGTAAATTGAAAG GGCTTGAAAATGTTGTTGATGTTGCAGATACCTTGGTCGGAAATTCGAAAGACAAGAAGTACTTGACCAAATTACAGTTCCTTTGGGATTCTAATCCTGAAGAATCCCCAAAAACCACAAAGAT GAATGGCAAGAGTGGTAGTTTGTTGGAGAAGGAGTTGCTTTCCCAAATCTTAAGGAGCTACATTTGGAAGATT TTGAAAATTTATGATAGCTGTGATTCTATGAGATCTATTGTCTTGGACTGCTTGCTAGTGCTTAGCAAGCTTGATCTAGAGTTCTGTGTGAATCTTAAGTCCCTTGAATTTTCACAACAACCTTGGCCTGCACTTTATTCTTTAAGATACTTCAAGTTAACAACTTGCCCCAAGTTTGTCTCTTTTCCACCTGAAGGATTGGCTGCTCCAAACATTGAAGAGTTTCGCATTGAAGATTGCAAAAATTTGAGGTCATTGCCTGAAAACATGAGCACCCATCTTCCATCTTTTCAATCCATATTTCTTATTAGTTGTCCACAGCTTGTTTCATTTCCAGAATGTGGATTGcgaccaaatataaataaactcaaGATTTCCTGGTGCAATAAGCTTTTCCCCAATCGCTTTCAGTGGGATCTGCAAAGATTCAATTCTCTTAAGTTCTTGGAGATCACTAGCATAGATGAAGAGTTGGATTCATTTCCGGAGGAGGGGTTGTTGCCAACCACTCTGGTTGATCTCCATATCA
- the LOC107417847 gene encoding putative disease resistance RPP13-like protein 1 isoform X2 yields the protein MVGGAFLSASLQVLFDRMASLQVIDFIRGKRLNEGLFKKLKIKLLSAHFVLNDAEQKQIWNSAVREWLDELHEAIYDAEDLVDKINTEALRCKMEAEYGSSSTHQVLNLFPTRTSTSFNEHVEYKMMEILDRLEFILDQKDSLGLKGDVQTKPSRRLPTTSSVEESGVYGRNNDKEAIIELLLTDNGSGNDNMSVIPIVGMGGIGKTTLAQLVYNDERVKKCFELKAWVFVSEEFDVFKITKTIKERVTSIIFKGQDLDLLQVQLEKALRGKKFLLVLDDIWNEDYFMWEVVKKPFECGAYGSKIIVTTRNESVASVMCNNVQSYQLATISDENCWKLFVKHAFNNVHPYVHPKLEEIGRQIVIKCKGLPLAVKSLGSLLRNQLNPDEWEKILQSDMWELPKEKNSILPALWLSYHYLPSHLKRCFAYCSVFPKNHEIDKEDLIKLWMAEDLLKAQKDKRIEEVGEESIKDLVSRSLFRQVLREPWYEKSPICYTMHDLVHDLATFVAGEFCLSLDVNNSNKFLNKVCHLSQENEKEHKYDFKRYEYLFRAKCLRTFFFPLQCYGGIQLQLQNLVAIKLLPTLTCLRVLSLNGSSITELPDSIGNLKLLRYLNLSKTRIKEMPIFLCALYNLQTLILSHCGQLKLLPTDIGRLINLRHLDITDTGLERMPLEIGNLKDLQTLTEFIVGKDSGSTLKSLRDLQHLRGKLCFSELNNIVNVEDILVANLKDKKYLTQLEFWWDYFDDIDNYQMHSRVLNGLETHRSLKLLKIENYRGQQFPKWVGDPSFCNLEKIRLGGCEECSILPPLGQLPFLKHLMIEGFDELVTIGDEFYCITGGSLAMARPFGCLEILEFYNLQKWEEWSFVDQVEGRDAFPNLKKLVLGCCPNLTAHICLPNTTQEVSIRKCRKLELLGMQQLFGNLGKLHIEESCDTVNSIAID from the coding sequence ATGGTGGGTGGAGCTTTTCTCTCTGCTTCCCTTCAGGTGTTGTTTGACAGGATGGCTTCGCTACAAGTCATTGACTTCATCAGGGGAAAGAGACTCAATGAGGGTTTGTTCAAGAAGTTGAAGATCAAGCTGTTATCAGCTCATTTCGTGCTGAATGATGCTGAGCAGAAGCAGATATGGAATTCAGCTGTGAGGGAGTGGCTTGATGAACTCCATGAAGCGATCTATGATGCAGAGGACTTGGTAGATAAGATCAACACTGAAGCTTTAAGATGCAAGATGGAAGCTGAATATGGAAGCAGCTCAACCCATCAGGTATTGAACCTCTTCCCTACCAGAACTAGTACTTCCTTTAATGAACATGTAGAATATAAAATGATGGAGATACTTGATAGATTGGAATTTATATTGGATCAAAAAGATTCCCTTGGTTTGAAAGGTGATGTTCAAACCAAACCTTCAAGAAGATTACCTACAACTTCTTCAGTTGAAGAATCTGGTGTTTATGGAAGGAATAATGATAAAGAAGCCATTATTGAGTTGTTGCTAACAGATAATGGTAGCGGCAATGATAACATGTCTGTGATTCCCATAGTTGGCATGGGCGGGATTGGGAAGACCACCCTTGCTCAACTCGTTTATAATGATGAGAGGGTGAAGAAATGCTTTGAACTCAAAGCATGGGTTTTTGTATCAGAAGAATTTGATGTcttcaaaataacaaaaacgaTTAAAGAGAGAGTGACTTCCATAATATTTAAAGGCCAAGACTTGGATCTTCTGCAAGTTCAATTGGAGAAGGCTCTGAGAGGTAAAAAGTTTCTGCTTGTTCTCGATGATATTTGGAATGAGGATTACTTTATGTGGGAAGTGGTCAAGAAGCCTTTTGAATGTGGAGCATATGGAAGCAAAATTATTGTAACAACACGCAATGAAAGTGTTGCCTCGGTGATGTGTAATAATGTTCAATCTTATCAACTTGCAACAATCTCCGATGAGAACTGCTGGAAATTATTTGTAAAGCACGCCTTCAACAATGTACATCCATATGTCCATCCAAAATTAGAAGAAATTGGTCGACAGATTGTTATTAAATGTAAAGGTCTACCTCTAGCGGTAAAATCACTTGGTAGTCTCTTACGTAATCAACTAAATCCAGATGAATGGGAAAAGATACTACAAAGTGACATGTGGGAGTTACCCAAAGAGAAAAACAGCATTCTTCCAGCTCTATGGTTGAGCTATCATTATCTACCTTCACATCTCAAACGATGTTTTGCTTACTGCTCAGTGTTCCCAAAAAATCATGAAATTGACAAAGAAGATTTAATCAAGTTGTGGATGGCAGAAGACCTACTTAAAGCCCAAAAAGATAAGAGGATAGAAGAAGTTGGGGAAGAGTCTATTAAGGACCTAGTGTCAAGATCATTATTTCGACAAGTGCTTAGAGAACCTTGGTATGAAAAATCTCCAATTTGCTACACCATGCATGATCTTGTACACGATTTAGCTACATTTGTAGCTGGAGAATTTTGCTTAAGCTTGGATGTTAATAACTCAAATAAGTTTCTAAACAAAGTTTGTCATCTGTCACAAGAGAATGAGAAAGAACATAAATATGACTTTAAGAGATATGAATATTTGTTTAGAGCTAAGTGTCTTCGCACCTTCTTCTTTCCATTGCAATGTTATGGGGGGATACAATTGCAGTTGCAAAACTTAGTGGCAATAAAGTTGTTACCAACATTAACATGCCTAAGAGTGTTATCTTTGAATGGAAGTTCCATCACAGAGTTGCCTGATTCCATTGGGAATTTAAAGCTTCTACgatatttaaatttatcgaAGACTAGAATAAAAGAGATGCCCATTTTCCTTTGTGCTCTGTATAATCTGCAAACGCTAATTTTGTCACATTGTGGACAACTTAAGTTGTTGCCAACCGACATCGGAAGGCTGATCAACTTACGTCATCTTGACATTACAGACACAGGATTAGAAAGAATGCCATTAGAAATTGGTAATTTGAAAGATTTGCAAACACTGACTGAATTTATTGTGGGCAAAGATAGTGGTTCTACCTTGAAGTCATTAAGAGATCTTCAACATTTGCGAGGAAAACTCTGTTTCTCAGAACTAAACAACATTGTTAATGTTGAAGATATATTAGTGGCCAATCTGAAGGACAAGAAGTACCTTACTCAATTAGAGTTTTGGTGGGACtactttgatgatattgatAATTACCAAATGCATAGCAGGGTACTTAATGGCCTGGAAACTCACAGAAGCTTGAAGTtactcaaaattgaaaattacagagGTCAACAATTTCCAAAATGGGTGGGAGATCCTTCATTTTGCAATTTAGAAAAGATACGGCTTGGAGGATGTGAAGAATGTAGCATTTTGCCACCACTTGGGCAGCTACCTTTTCTAAAACATCTTATGATTGAAGGATTTGACGAATTGGTGACAATAGGTGATGAGTTTTATTGCATTACCGGTGGTTCATTAGCGATGGCTAGGCCATTTGGATGTCTTGAGATTTTGGAATTTTACAATCTGCAGAAGTGGGAAGAATGGTCATTTGTCGATCAAGTGGAAGGAAGAGATGCTTTCCCTAATCTTAAGAAGCTTGTTTTGGGATGTTGTCCGAACTTAACTGCACACATTTGTTTACCCAATACCACACAAGAAGTCAGCATAAGAAAATGCAGAAAACTAGAGTTGTTAGGAATGCAGCAACTTTTTGGTAACCTTGGAAAGTTGCATATAGAAGAGAGTTGTGATACTGTAAATTCCATTGCGATAGACTAA
- the LOC107417847 gene encoding putative disease resistance RPP13-like protein 1 isoform X1, which produces MAGQMVGGAFLSASLQVLFDRMASLQVIDFIRGKRLNEGLFKKLKIKLLSAHFVLNDAEQKQIWNSAVREWLDELHEAIYDAEDLVDKINTEALRCKMEAEYGSSSTHQVLNLFPTRTSTSFNEHVEYKMMEILDRLEFILDQKDSLGLKGDVQTKPSRRLPTTSSVEESGVYGRNNDKEAIIELLLTDNGSGNDNMSVIPIVGMGGIGKTTLAQLVYNDERVKKCFELKAWVFVSEEFDVFKITKTIKERVTSIIFKGQDLDLLQVQLEKALRGKKFLLVLDDIWNEDYFMWEVVKKPFECGAYGSKIIVTTRNESVASVMCNNVQSYQLATISDENCWKLFVKHAFNNVHPYVHPKLEEIGRQIVIKCKGLPLAVKSLGSLLRNQLNPDEWEKILQSDMWELPKEKNSILPALWLSYHYLPSHLKRCFAYCSVFPKNHEIDKEDLIKLWMAEDLLKAQKDKRIEEVGEESIKDLVSRSLFRQVLREPWYEKSPICYTMHDLVHDLATFVAGEFCLSLDVNNSNKFLNKVCHLSQENEKEHKYDFKRYEYLFRAKCLRTFFFPLQCYGGIQLQLQNLVAIKLLPTLTCLRVLSLNGSSITELPDSIGNLKLLRYLNLSKTRIKEMPIFLCALYNLQTLILSHCGQLKLLPTDIGRLINLRHLDITDTGLERMPLEIGNLKDLQTLTEFIVGKDSGSTLKSLRDLQHLRGKLCFSELNNIVNVEDILVANLKDKKYLTQLEFWWDYFDDIDNYQMHSRVLNGLETHRSLKLLKIENYRGQQFPKWVGDPSFCNLEKIRLGGCEECSILPPLGQLPFLKHLMIEGFDELVTIGDEFYCITGGSLAMARPFGCLEILEFYNLQKWEEWSFVDQVEGRDAFPNLKKLVLGCCPNLTAHICLPNTTQEVSIRKCRKLELLGMQQLFGNLGKLHIEESCDTVNSIAID; this is translated from the coding sequence ATGGCAGGTCAAATGGTGGGTGGAGCTTTTCTCTCTGCTTCCCTTCAGGTGTTGTTTGACAGGATGGCTTCGCTACAAGTCATTGACTTCATCAGGGGAAAGAGACTCAATGAGGGTTTGTTCAAGAAGTTGAAGATCAAGCTGTTATCAGCTCATTTCGTGCTGAATGATGCTGAGCAGAAGCAGATATGGAATTCAGCTGTGAGGGAGTGGCTTGATGAACTCCATGAAGCGATCTATGATGCAGAGGACTTGGTAGATAAGATCAACACTGAAGCTTTAAGATGCAAGATGGAAGCTGAATATGGAAGCAGCTCAACCCATCAGGTATTGAACCTCTTCCCTACCAGAACTAGTACTTCCTTTAATGAACATGTAGAATATAAAATGATGGAGATACTTGATAGATTGGAATTTATATTGGATCAAAAAGATTCCCTTGGTTTGAAAGGTGATGTTCAAACCAAACCTTCAAGAAGATTACCTACAACTTCTTCAGTTGAAGAATCTGGTGTTTATGGAAGGAATAATGATAAAGAAGCCATTATTGAGTTGTTGCTAACAGATAATGGTAGCGGCAATGATAACATGTCTGTGATTCCCATAGTTGGCATGGGCGGGATTGGGAAGACCACCCTTGCTCAACTCGTTTATAATGATGAGAGGGTGAAGAAATGCTTTGAACTCAAAGCATGGGTTTTTGTATCAGAAGAATTTGATGTcttcaaaataacaaaaacgaTTAAAGAGAGAGTGACTTCCATAATATTTAAAGGCCAAGACTTGGATCTTCTGCAAGTTCAATTGGAGAAGGCTCTGAGAGGTAAAAAGTTTCTGCTTGTTCTCGATGATATTTGGAATGAGGATTACTTTATGTGGGAAGTGGTCAAGAAGCCTTTTGAATGTGGAGCATATGGAAGCAAAATTATTGTAACAACACGCAATGAAAGTGTTGCCTCGGTGATGTGTAATAATGTTCAATCTTATCAACTTGCAACAATCTCCGATGAGAACTGCTGGAAATTATTTGTAAAGCACGCCTTCAACAATGTACATCCATATGTCCATCCAAAATTAGAAGAAATTGGTCGACAGATTGTTATTAAATGTAAAGGTCTACCTCTAGCGGTAAAATCACTTGGTAGTCTCTTACGTAATCAACTAAATCCAGATGAATGGGAAAAGATACTACAAAGTGACATGTGGGAGTTACCCAAAGAGAAAAACAGCATTCTTCCAGCTCTATGGTTGAGCTATCATTATCTACCTTCACATCTCAAACGATGTTTTGCTTACTGCTCAGTGTTCCCAAAAAATCATGAAATTGACAAAGAAGATTTAATCAAGTTGTGGATGGCAGAAGACCTACTTAAAGCCCAAAAAGATAAGAGGATAGAAGAAGTTGGGGAAGAGTCTATTAAGGACCTAGTGTCAAGATCATTATTTCGACAAGTGCTTAGAGAACCTTGGTATGAAAAATCTCCAATTTGCTACACCATGCATGATCTTGTACACGATTTAGCTACATTTGTAGCTGGAGAATTTTGCTTAAGCTTGGATGTTAATAACTCAAATAAGTTTCTAAACAAAGTTTGTCATCTGTCACAAGAGAATGAGAAAGAACATAAATATGACTTTAAGAGATATGAATATTTGTTTAGAGCTAAGTGTCTTCGCACCTTCTTCTTTCCATTGCAATGTTATGGGGGGATACAATTGCAGTTGCAAAACTTAGTGGCAATAAAGTTGTTACCAACATTAACATGCCTAAGAGTGTTATCTTTGAATGGAAGTTCCATCACAGAGTTGCCTGATTCCATTGGGAATTTAAAGCTTCTACgatatttaaatttatcgaAGACTAGAATAAAAGAGATGCCCATTTTCCTTTGTGCTCTGTATAATCTGCAAACGCTAATTTTGTCACATTGTGGACAACTTAAGTTGTTGCCAACCGACATCGGAAGGCTGATCAACTTACGTCATCTTGACATTACAGACACAGGATTAGAAAGAATGCCATTAGAAATTGGTAATTTGAAAGATTTGCAAACACTGACTGAATTTATTGTGGGCAAAGATAGTGGTTCTACCTTGAAGTCATTAAGAGATCTTCAACATTTGCGAGGAAAACTCTGTTTCTCAGAACTAAACAACATTGTTAATGTTGAAGATATATTAGTGGCCAATCTGAAGGACAAGAAGTACCTTACTCAATTAGAGTTTTGGTGGGACtactttgatgatattgatAATTACCAAATGCATAGCAGGGTACTTAATGGCCTGGAAACTCACAGAAGCTTGAAGTtactcaaaattgaaaattacagagGTCAACAATTTCCAAAATGGGTGGGAGATCCTTCATTTTGCAATTTAGAAAAGATACGGCTTGGAGGATGTGAAGAATGTAGCATTTTGCCACCACTTGGGCAGCTACCTTTTCTAAAACATCTTATGATTGAAGGATTTGACGAATTGGTGACAATAGGTGATGAGTTTTATTGCATTACCGGTGGTTCATTAGCGATGGCTAGGCCATTTGGATGTCTTGAGATTTTGGAATTTTACAATCTGCAGAAGTGGGAAGAATGGTCATTTGTCGATCAAGTGGAAGGAAGAGATGCTTTCCCTAATCTTAAGAAGCTTGTTTTGGGATGTTGTCCGAACTTAACTGCACACATTTGTTTACCCAATACCACACAAGAAGTCAGCATAAGAAAATGCAGAAAACTAGAGTTGTTAGGAATGCAGCAACTTTTTGGTAACCTTGGAAAGTTGCATATAGAAGAGAGTTGTGATACTGTAAATTCCATTGCGATAGACTAA
- the LOC107417847 gene encoding putative disease resistance RPP13-like protein 1 isoform X3: MEAAQPIRLEFILDQKDSLGLKGDVQTKPSRRLPTTSSVEESGVYGRNNDKEAIIELLLTDNGSGNDNMSVIPIVGMGGIGKTTLAQLVYNDERVKKCFELKAWVFVSEEFDVFKITKTIKERVTSIIFKGQDLDLLQVQLEKALRGKKFLLVLDDIWNEDYFMWEVVKKPFECGAYGSKIIVTTRNESVASVMCNNVQSYQLATISDENCWKLFVKHAFNNVHPYVHPKLEEIGRQIVIKCKGLPLAVKSLGSLLRNQLNPDEWEKILQSDMWELPKEKNSILPALWLSYHYLPSHLKRCFAYCSVFPKNHEIDKEDLIKLWMAEDLLKAQKDKRIEEVGEESIKDLVSRSLFRQVLREPWYEKSPICYTMHDLVHDLATFVAGEFCLSLDVNNSNKFLNKVCHLSQENEKEHKYDFKRYEYLFRAKCLRTFFFPLQCYGGIQLQLQNLVAIKLLPTLTCLRVLSLNGSSITELPDSIGNLKLLRYLNLSKTRIKEMPIFLCALYNLQTLILSHCGQLKLLPTDIGRLINLRHLDITDTGLERMPLEIGNLKDLQTLTEFIVGKDSGSTLKSLRDLQHLRGKLCFSELNNIVNVEDILVANLKDKKYLTQLEFWWDYFDDIDNYQMHSRVLNGLETHRSLKLLKIENYRGQQFPKWVGDPSFCNLEKIRLGGCEECSILPPLGQLPFLKHLMIEGFDELVTIGDEFYCITGGSLAMARPFGCLEILEFYNLQKWEEWSFVDQVEGRDAFPNLKKLVLGCCPNLTAHICLPNTTQEVSIRKCRKLELLGMQQLFGNLGKLHIEESCDTVNSIAID, from the exons ATGGAAGCAGCTCAACCCATCAG ATTGGAATTTATATTGGATCAAAAAGATTCCCTTGGTTTGAAAGGTGATGTTCAAACCAAACCTTCAAGAAGATTACCTACAACTTCTTCAGTTGAAGAATCTGGTGTTTATGGAAGGAATAATGATAAAGAAGCCATTATTGAGTTGTTGCTAACAGATAATGGTAGCGGCAATGATAACATGTCTGTGATTCCCATAGTTGGCATGGGCGGGATTGGGAAGACCACCCTTGCTCAACTCGTTTATAATGATGAGAGGGTGAAGAAATGCTTTGAACTCAAAGCATGGGTTTTTGTATCAGAAGAATTTGATGTcttcaaaataacaaaaacgaTTAAAGAGAGAGTGACTTCCATAATATTTAAAGGCCAAGACTTGGATCTTCTGCAAGTTCAATTGGAGAAGGCTCTGAGAGGTAAAAAGTTTCTGCTTGTTCTCGATGATATTTGGAATGAGGATTACTTTATGTGGGAAGTGGTCAAGAAGCCTTTTGAATGTGGAGCATATGGAAGCAAAATTATTGTAACAACACGCAATGAAAGTGTTGCCTCGGTGATGTGTAATAATGTTCAATCTTATCAACTTGCAACAATCTCCGATGAGAACTGCTGGAAATTATTTGTAAAGCACGCCTTCAACAATGTACATCCATATGTCCATCCAAAATTAGAAGAAATTGGTCGACAGATTGTTATTAAATGTAAAGGTCTACCTCTAGCGGTAAAATCACTTGGTAGTCTCTTACGTAATCAACTAAATCCAGATGAATGGGAAAAGATACTACAAAGTGACATGTGGGAGTTACCCAAAGAGAAAAACAGCATTCTTCCAGCTCTATGGTTGAGCTATCATTATCTACCTTCACATCTCAAACGATGTTTTGCTTACTGCTCAGTGTTCCCAAAAAATCATGAAATTGACAAAGAAGATTTAATCAAGTTGTGGATGGCAGAAGACCTACTTAAAGCCCAAAAAGATAAGAGGATAGAAGAAGTTGGGGAAGAGTCTATTAAGGACCTAGTGTCAAGATCATTATTTCGACAAGTGCTTAGAGAACCTTGGTATGAAAAATCTCCAATTTGCTACACCATGCATGATCTTGTACACGATTTAGCTACATTTGTAGCTGGAGAATTTTGCTTAAGCTTGGATGTTAATAACTCAAATAAGTTTCTAAACAAAGTTTGTCATCTGTCACAAGAGAATGAGAAAGAACATAAATATGACTTTAAGAGATATGAATATTTGTTTAGAGCTAAGTGTCTTCGCACCTTCTTCTTTCCATTGCAATGTTATGGGGGGATACAATTGCAGTTGCAAAACTTAGTGGCAATAAAGTTGTTACCAACATTAACATGCCTAAGAGTGTTATCTTTGAATGGAAGTTCCATCACAGAGTTGCCTGATTCCATTGGGAATTTAAAGCTTCTACgatatttaaatttatcgaAGACTAGAATAAAAGAGATGCCCATTTTCCTTTGTGCTCTGTATAATCTGCAAACGCTAATTTTGTCACATTGTGGACAACTTAAGTTGTTGCCAACCGACATCGGAAGGCTGATCAACTTACGTCATCTTGACATTACAGACACAGGATTAGAAAGAATGCCATTAGAAATTGGTAATTTGAAAGATTTGCAAACACTGACTGAATTTATTGTGGGCAAAGATAGTGGTTCTACCTTGAAGTCATTAAGAGATCTTCAACATTTGCGAGGAAAACTCTGTTTCTCAGAACTAAACAACATTGTTAATGTTGAAGATATATTAGTGGCCAATCTGAAGGACAAGAAGTACCTTACTCAATTAGAGTTTTGGTGGGACtactttgatgatattgatAATTACCAAATGCATAGCAGGGTACTTAATGGCCTGGAAACTCACAGAAGCTTGAAGTtactcaaaattgaaaattacagagGTCAACAATTTCCAAAATGGGTGGGAGATCCTTCATTTTGCAATTTAGAAAAGATACGGCTTGGAGGATGTGAAGAATGTAGCATTTTGCCACCACTTGGGCAGCTACCTTTTCTAAAACATCTTATGATTGAAGGATTTGACGAATTGGTGACAATAGGTGATGAGTTTTATTGCATTACCGGTGGTTCATTAGCGATGGCTAGGCCATTTGGATGTCTTGAGATTTTGGAATTTTACAATCTGCAGAAGTGGGAAGAATGGTCATTTGTCGATCAAGTGGAAGGAAGAGATGCTTTCCCTAATCTTAAGAAGCTTGTTTTGGGATGTTGTCCGAACTTAACTGCACACATTTGTTTACCCAATACCACACAAGAAGTCAGCATAAGAAAATGCAGAAAACTAGAGTTGTTAGGAATGCAGCAACTTTTTGGTAACCTTGGAAAGTTGCATATAGAAGAGAGTTGTGATACTGTAAATTCCATTGCGATAGACTAA